From Gopherus evgoodei ecotype Sinaloan lineage chromosome 15, rGopEvg1_v1.p, whole genome shotgun sequence, one genomic window encodes:
- the SMIM5 gene encoding small integral membrane protein 5: MSSEGFLKEVQTIGEKFLLKLQKLPKAEPVEIVSFCIILFFIVTVLSLMTLACCCCCYRCCCCNGSPEQRGRKIQIQPTAHV; encoded by the exons ATGTCTTCCGAAGGCTTTCTGAAGGAAGTACAGACCATTGGTGAGAAGTTCCTGCTTAAGCTCCAGAAGCTGCCCAAGGCTGAACCTGTGGAGATAGTGTCATTTTGTATTATCCTCTTCTTTATCG TTACCGTGCTGTCGCTGATGACCCtagcctgctgctgttgctgctatcgctgctgctgctgcaatggAAGCCCTGAGCAGAGAGGCAGGAAGATCCAGATCCAGCCAACTGCTCATGTGTGA